The DNA window ATCCATTGGTGGTCTGACGCTGCGCACGTTGGTCACCGACAATAATGGCAACGTTACCGGCGTTGATACCATTAAAACCACTATCGATGTGGATGCGGGCGGTAACGTCAGTATTAAGAGCAGAGACATTAATACGCTGGACCTGGAACTGGGCGAAATTTCTTTCAGCGGTCGCGCCATGTTTGGTGGTGTGCGTTTATCAGTTTGGCAGTTTATCGGAGACAGCTATCTTGAAACCGCTCTGCTGAATGATCCGTCCGGTTCAAAAATTGCCTTCCGTACCGTAATGGAAGCGGGCAGTGGTTTAACGTATCAATTTGATGAAGATGGTGTGACCTTCAGCTCGGATGTGGTGTTTACCCCAGCTACCGGCGAGACGGCGTTCCGCAGTGAAATGTTCCTTACTGGTGATAATGACGGCCTGAAACTGCAGGTGGGTGAGATGGTTGGCACCATTGAAATTCAGAATATTTCCATTCTCGATGAAAATGGCAACAACATCTTTGGTGCCAATAACTTTGGTGATGTGGGTTTCGGTGATATCAGTGTAAATCCGGCTGTCAGCTACTTCACCTTGTCGGCCAGCAAAGATCTCAATCGTGATGGTATTGAAGGTAAATTCAGTTCCGACATGAATATCGGCACCGTGTTTTACCGCACCGGTGATGAGCGTCTGAATGCCCGTAATGTGCAGTTGAATACCAACGGTGAACTCAGCTACCGGATGGATTTTACCGATAACGGCTTTATTACCGGCCTTGAGGCCAGCATCAGTGATATTAACGATCTGGATCTGATTATTGGGGCGCTGACGTTATCTTCTGGTGATGGCAGCAACGAATCGCTGAGTATGGGCAGTTACGCCATTGAAAATATGAATGTGACGAAGGCTGGCAATCAACCTGGCTCTGTCAATCTTGGCGTTTACACCATGCCAGGCAGTGGTGCTCAGGGTATGCAGATTGATCTTTCCATTGATGGTACCGCCAGTTTTGATCTCACCATTAAAGATGACCCGGCCAAAGTGGCTGGCAACCCGGATCCGCAGCTGACGGCAGAAATTGTGATGAATAACGTATCGCTGTCACAAAGCATCGATCAGACCAAAAAAGGTCTGCATATTGGTGTGGTGGATGCCAGCATGGATATGAATATTAACGCCATTAAAATGGGTGATGGTCAGACTTATCAGGGTCAGACCGGCCGTTTGGTAATGAACAATATGACTCTGCAACCGGGAAGTTATTTCCGGATCGAACCGCTCCAGTAAGGGCCAGCAGTTTATGAAAAATAATTATAAAAATATCGTATTCACCATCGTTCTCACCGCTGCCTCAGTTGTTTCTGAGGCGGCTGTTCGTGCTGATGGAACCTCGGTCTGGTTTGCTGGTGCAACCACGGGTGGCTTAACTGCGCTGCAGGCGCAGCAGGTCAGTGCCGATACCGCCACCTTCTGGAATGGTGGGGAACCGAATGATTCCAGCAATGAAGATTGTGCCGTTCAGCAGGCATCCGGTGGCTGGAATGACTTGTCCTGTACCAACAACACCAGTCGTCGTGCCGCCTGTTTTAACGGTTCTGACTGGGCTTTAACTGCCCCGGCAACCTCTATTCTGACCTCTGCCGCCAATTGTCCGGCCGGTTATTCTTATGCTGCACCCACAAACTTACAGCAACGCAATGCTCTGAGTGCACGTATCGTTGCTGCCGGTGCTGCTGATGTCTGGATTAACGCTCTGGATAACGTTACGGAAGGTGTATGGGTATTTAATGCCGGTACAACGTCTGTCTTTGCTCCGTTCTGGAATGCTGGCGAGCCGAACAACTCCGGTTCAGCTGAACATTGTGCCGAGGTTCTTGCTTCAGGTCTTTGGAATGATCAGAGCTGCGGAGTAACCCGCCCGGTGGTGTGTGCCAACACGGATTTTACCGCCTGGAACATTGCCAATAAAACCACTCCGGTTGCTTTCAATTCTCCCAATGAACTGCACGGTGTATGTCAGCAGGCGTTTGGTAATAACTGGAACTTTGCCGCTCCCCGCACGTTGGCAGAGCGTAATGCTTTGAGTGCTGCTTTAACCGCTGAAGCGGTTGCTTCTGCCTGGGTGAATGCCCGTGATTCTCAGGTAGAAGGTTACTGGATGCTGAACCATGGCCTGTTCAACTGGGCGGCCAGTCAGCCGGATTTTAACACCGGTATTTGTGCCACCATCCGTCAGACCGATGGCAAATGGATTTCTGCAGCCTGTGACAGCGAGGCCAAGCTGCTGTGCAGTGATGGTTATAACTGGGCGCTGCGTAATTTCGATCATCAGTTCAGCAATCAGGCGCTGGATGCCTGTAGCCGTCCGGATACTGAAACCCTGGACAATCCGTATGTAAATTACCGTCTGAAAACCCCGGTGACGGAAGGTGACCGCAGCCGTGCGGGTGCTCAGGTACAGGCAGCCGGTAACGGCATTGTGGCCTGGCTGAATATTAAACGCGTTACCGA is part of the Venatoribacter cucullus genome and encodes:
- a CDS encoding DUF6160 family protein; this translates as MKKICLWAGLPLLLSSPLLNAMQVLDDAGMAEISGQSGITIELTTSDAEGRLVQTGEIRFTEQDNDGEGEDYLSIGGLTLRTLVTDNNGNVTGVDTIKTTIDVDAGGNVSIKSRDINTLDLELGEISFSGRAMFGGVRLSVWQFIGDSYLETALLNDPSGSKIAFRTVMEAGSGLTYQFDEDGVTFSSDVVFTPATGETAFRSEMFLTGDNDGLKLQVGEMVGTIEIQNISILDENGNNIFGANNFGDVGFGDISVNPAVSYFTLSASKDLNRDGIEGKFSSDMNIGTVFYRTGDERLNARNVQLNTNGELSYRMDFTDNGFITGLEASISDINDLDLIIGALTLSSGDGSNESLSMGSYAIENMNVTKAGNQPGSVNLGVYTMPGSGAQGMQIDLSIDGTASFDLTIKDDPAKVAGNPDPQLTAEIVMNNVSLSQSIDQTKKGLHIGVVDASMDMNINAIKMGDGQTYQGQTGRLVMNNMTLQPGSYFRIEPLQ